The segment CATGAATTTGTGGTGTTTTTATAGCATAATATATTGGGCATGGAAGGTCGAAAAGGAGACGGAGAGAAACCAAGTAATGTTTTGGTAATATGAAAGGTGGATAAATCATAGCTACCTGTTTGATTCTTTTTTTGCTTTAAGATTTTACAACTTCTTGAGAGAACAAAACTAGTGTTTTTCAGCATCTAATCAAGGCTATCCCCCATTATTTATCTTTATATAATaagaatatttatttatgttgttCAAGGTCCTTGATTCCAGGTTTCAATCTAGCAAATAGTAGGATATGCTATAATTATAAGAAACAACAGTTTGTAGTTTATATAGGGTTAACTCTAAAAAATAGCAACACCCgtatttatttgtttgttatgGTTTCTTACCTCTTTCTCCCTATTATAGCTTTGTGCTTTTACTTTTCTgctgttttttaatttttttcacttgcataatttGAAATTGGGGTGTAAACTCAAACAGTTAAACTTTATCTATGGATATGACAATGCAGTTATCTGAAGGAAGAGTGGAAATAGAGGAAACACAAGGCATCTGATGACATATGCCAAGATTTGATAATTTGAGATTTATTTCACTAGAGGTAAGATGTGAATTTAGCCCTTTTCGTAATTCATTTAGGTTTATCatgtatttttaatgttaaatTCGGATTttgattattatgttttatgcagGTTGTCATTCGGTTATCTAGTTCTTTCCTTTAACTCATCTTCACAAAATCAAGAACATGCAACAGATTCAGGTAATATATTGCTTTTTCTTCCATAGTATCCTTAAAATTTAAGATGTCTCTAGTTACATTCAGTTTGATTTAACTGTTGGTTAACTTTATTAACTCTGGGCTGCTTGTTGAATATTCAACTGTCTTGCAGGAATCCGAGACAGCAACACTTGTATTGATAGTATGTGCTTTATGCTTTGTGGTAAGTATCTCTCTTTACTTTGACATGAATAATTATTAATACACCATTGTGGACAAAAAAAAGTTCCTGACTAATCTGGGACAATAGGTATGGTTTTTTGGAgtttttccaactttacccctattataaattcaatggcatgttgatTATTTTGTATCGTAGATAGATAAAATCAGATGAATACTAGGATATTTGTGTCTAGGATTGAACTGCACATGCACTCTTCTGGTAGAATTTACTAGAATTATATGTACAATACATAATAGTCTCCCATTTGGTAATGAATTGTTGcttccaaaacaaaaaaaaaaaactatcataACATGTCAAAATCAATTGCTAAAGCAACCATGTGTAAGTTTCACTTGCAAACACAGTTTATTAGACCACAAGAGTAAGCTTCAAATTGATCATAAAGTTGAGTAATGTATAGTAGTCTCCCATTTGACTTTTCTTAGAttctttatgatttgtatttagtTTAATTTTCTATCCAAACCAAATTATTCTTGAAAGGAGTTATTAATGATCATCATTTTTGGCGCATCTTATGAAATTGTTCATAACTGGGCTGTTAATGTTcttgtttgttttcatttatgcaggtaacaatcttgttgaaaggacttatgaatcagatgttaatggtaacaagtttaacactcgagtccatacgattaaatgttaatggtaacaagtttaacacatgtgtctttgttatacatacatattaaatgcaatggattatattttttgtatatggtattttattttatattatgcaatggattgtattttttgtatatggtattttatttctattatgagagattaaatgcaaatttaatttataaattaataaatatataaatatatatttttaaaaaaaaattaaaattacgatacgcaaaaatgtgtgtcgtcttcatttatgacatggcctttcttgactggggcttccttgatacgcattgcgtgtcataaacacgcgcgtcgtaaggttacgacacgcaaatgcgtgtcgtcttcctttatgacagggccttccttgatacgcattgcgtgtcataaccgcgcgtcgtaaatgcgcgtcataaatgcgcgtcgtaaatgcgcgtcgtctctctttatgacagggccttccttgacgcgcatttgcgcgtcgtctgagcgttttacgacgcgcaatgagcgtcgtaaaaggccttttttctagtagtgttatggTTTTCGTTACTTCCGGTTTCAAGGAGAAGGGTTCGACATGATTGTTCTGCATCCACTAGTATTCCGCATGATTTGATTGATTTTGTACTCTGATGATTGTATGACACATTTTATGTTATGATGAGTTTTCCAACTGAATGAATGGTTGTTTTGATcgatttaaaagaaattttttactttcaaattttgggatgttatagaaTTTATCAATATACTTCAAAATATATTTCAAAAAAGGTGTTGGTAAATAAGGTTTTATTGATGATACTTGTCTATGGGGATATGTAGACAAACCGCCCCCCCTACCCCCCACACACACTTACACAGgtaacaaagtataaaaatacaACAAAACAACACCAATGAACTTTTCTTTGTATACTTATTACTCGCAAACTATAGGCTTTCTACATGTATGGCCATTAAAGTTGATCTTTTGCTCAAAATATATTGTTGGTATTGCTCACACAACATGTTACCAACCATGTGGCATGACCCGTGGCATCCCATGTGACAACTAACATATATTTTAGTGTTGATGATGTATATATTCTACCATTAAACgttttttgtatacattttatcaTTAAAATTTTCTGTACACATTTTAACATTAGTCTTACataatttattcaaaaatacatatattttaatgtaatatgtATTTTTACTTACTGATAAAGTGTTTCTTATGACAATTATTTTGTCTAAATACCAATTATTAGTCAAAAAGTTTTACCTTACTGATCCAAATAACCTACCTCATTGGTCTAGTATATTAGATgccatttttttttattgaaaattcaCTTCTTTCAACCAAAAAAAACGGTATCATAGGGTATGAGATATGAGAAAGCCACATACAATCACAATCCGTGGGGCCAAAATTTCAATCATTGCTAACAAAACTTTTTTCAAAAAATCTTCCTACCGAGGCTTTACCATATCTTGGATAACTGATACCTAAACCATATGTTTCTCCCTAATATTGTatgaaatattgaaaaaaaaagttatattcgTTCTTTATAATAAggcttagggttttccaaatACATGTTTGTGTACAAAATGCTCATTAGCCTCAACTATTTATCCAAGAACACCTTTTGACTAATAAAGAGTATTTGGATAAAATGTCATTTATGATACTTTGTTACGCTTATAAGTCATTCTCCAAATaattaaagcttttaaaattagttttaatcatatatatgatatcatATATCTCATGCCTTCAATATTATACACCTTTCTATTCATGttactatttataaaacataaactaaatatcaaaactttgattcaaGCAAATCGTTTCCTCCAAGTGTCTTAACAACAGTTTTCAGAAGTTTAATCTCTTTATCCCTCTTTgaaatttcttcttcttttgttcTTAATTCTTCCATGTGCAATTCAAACACCTCTACAATGAAGAAGAATACAATGTTATAAAAATAAGAAATTATTCCAACAACATTAAGATGTAAATAAAAAAGTTAATAGAGTGTGCATACTTGTGGTGTTTTCAAGCTCTTTTATCATCTCTTTTGCTTGTAATTCAGCAGCTTTTTGTCCTGCTTCAGCTTCTCTTTTCTCTATACGAGCATGAGCTGAAGCTGAAATGACAGCATCTACCTCTCGTTCTAATGTCTCTACTCTTTGCTCAAGAATCTGCACCCGAAAAAAAGTCATGTGAAAAAgaggatttattaatttattttctcACAATGTTTTTGAAATGAAATACAAAAGAGCAGTTGATCCCCGATGAATTGAATTCAATCAGAAGTAGAATGACGATGTAGAAATTGGAACTCTTAACTGTTGAATTTCAATCAGACATAATCAAACATTGATAAGAAGCCTTGCTGGATTTGTTATTAGGTCGAATTTTAGCTCAAAAACTGACGGAATCATGTTAATTTCAAACATACAACACCAATCAAATCTGATATCGAAAATCATACGAGTTTTCTCTGATTTGAACAGATTATAAGAAATCCAACGATTGAAACTCAAACAATTCAATTGCAATAAGAGATCATCAACATGCGGATTACCGATTATCATTTATTAATCAAATcatatatcggccgagaaatgtGGTTGAATCTCTAAGCGAAGttgtaaaaaatgttgaaatcagGTAACAGGAAACGGAAACGGAAACGGAACCTTGATTGTACGGGCTTGTTCGGAGGTTAAGGAGGATCTGTTGTAAGTATTGGGATCGACGTAGACAGCGCTCTTGAGGAGTAGCGTTTCAATGGAGGTGAGATTGTGAGATAAGTCGGTGAGATTGGAGATGGCGGAATTCCATCTCTGGTTTCCTTTGCCTTTCTCTGTGTCCTCCATTGTTGCTCCTCGACAATGAATGAAAACAACTGCCGGCTTCTCGTC is part of the Lactuca sativa cultivar Salinas chromosome 7, Lsat_Salinas_v11, whole genome shotgun sequence genome and harbors:
- the LOC111893988 gene encoding uncharacterized protein LOC111893988, whose product is MEDTEKGKGNQRWNSAISNLTDLSHNLTSIETLLLKSAVYVDPNTYNRSSLTSEQARTIKILEQRVETLEREVDAVISASAHARIEKREAEAGQKAAELQAKEMIKELENTTKVFELHMEELRTKEEEISKRDKEIKLLKTVVKTLGGNDLLESKF